GTTAGTTTCATCCACTTGAAAGTTGAAACCCATAGTGTGGAACAAGGAAGTAATGCCTAAGATCTCATGAGGGTGTCTAGTAACACCTTTTAGCAAGTTGCGGAGGTATCTATGTGTGCGCAGATTGCGCGGGAGAGGTGGATTACTATTTACCACACAGGAAATATAAATCGCAATAGACAAGTCTGGTGCGACAAGCTCTGAGAAGGCTACTAGTGAGGGGAATCGATCTCAAGTCTCCTATGTGGAAATCACTCACCCAACTAACTCAGTCAACTATTGTGGGTTACTAAAAtttacaaataaataaaaaatttagtcaATAATTTGAAAAGGTATAATTAATGTAGTGCTAGGCATCTAAAAGTTGAATTCGCCTGTGCCTTAGCAACAAAACAAACTCGGTTCATAAATTTTTGAATTATGTTCTAATAGATGAGATCCCAGCAGAACAAATTTTATGCACTTGGTAATCAAAATGCCAACGGGACTATAAGTTCGAGATAAAAGCCCACCAAGTTCATTAAAAGTTTTTTCTCAGAATTGTTGGAAAATTgagaagaaaatgacaaaaatagtcccttaagtatgacTTAACCGTTTGGTCTTTTAAGTTTTTCAAAAATTTAGCACTTTTAGCTTCCGCTAAGTCGGACTTCATATGTTAGATTTGGCGGGAACTATGAAAAAAATGGGATTTTACGTACCAATATGTACATTCGGCCAAACTTGTATACCAATATGACTggaatatacaaaacctatagacggattatgtatattatatgaataatatatgtatataatgcgtacattatacaaaacctatacatttggTCATATTTTTGAACTAGATCACCCAAAGGCACTGGGTTgtaatttttaaagaaaaaaattagcgggaactcacatttagaggtacactttatgtttttatttttaatttatttctagAGTATGGTGCActtttttgaggtgtaatttctactattatttttttttttaatctttttagcGTCTAGTGTAGTTTTGGGTTGTGGCATATTTTAGGGCATAACTTGTGTGATATTATAAGGCGAAAATATGAACTTATGccctaaaaaaaattattataagggccaaaaattaaagaccaacacaaaataagtgCAAATGAACCAAAGTTTTTTCCTCAGACTTGTTGGAAAATAGAGAGAGATTGAACAAGCATCCCAATTGAGTTTGTGGCAAATATTAGTTGAGCTTAATACAAAAACCAatgtaattctttttttttttttttttttttttgtgcggattgcccttcatttgggtggtctttaattttttcccttcaacttggcggtctttaagttttgcccctcaaattggcggtctttaagttttgtccctcaaattggtgatctttaatttttgtcctctgCCTTTGCAAATTCTACCTTAatgtagaattttggacagaattttgcaaatctgcaGGCAGAATTTGGGCCCAAaatctgccttaaggcagaatttgcaaaggcagatgccaaaaattaaagactatcaatttgagggccaaaaattaaagaccacccagcGAAGGACAACCCTGCAAATTGCCCATGTAATTCAAGCTGCCCTGTTGGGTTTCTTAGGCCCATTACAATCTCTGTATAATGAAAATAGAAAATAGAAAGCATTTCGAAATATCTTTTTCTGATTTGATCTTTATCAATGTTAATTTGAGGCATTTCCCAATGATGGCCACTTATATTTTATAATTACTTCGCCTTGATTTAGTTGAATCAAATAATGTTATATGTTTGAGATGTCATCAACGTGTTACTGAATATATCCTCCTCTTAAATTATTTTTGTACTTCTTTTGTGTTTAATCAATAATAAAAGTAAACGTATATATTTTAAACTTGTAACATAAAAGTGGGGAAGAATCAAACTCACACATTGTGTGAAAGACTTTTACAGAAACCATGGGACTATAAATTGCTATTTTTGATGATTACGTTAGGAGTCTACTTAATTTGACTTAAACTATAGCGATTTAATACTAAATGTGCACTTTCATTTTGCATTTCTCTTTAAGAAAATGATATCTCTAACAAGTTGTAAttttaatttaaataaaaaataatttaccaATAATTCAAGTATTTTATTACCAATTTCATAATTTATACTTATCGCTTATGATTATATATTAAAAAACATTTGTAATGGACGATCTCCTCTTTCCATTTCTTAGAAAAGCAAGTCCAAGGGTCTAATATTCATAAAAAGATTGAAgcatatcataatcaagaaaccGAGATGTGTACGCTACTTATTTGCCCAAACCTTATCCAATCAACCAAATATTTAAAACGAAAGGCAGCGAACTTTTTTGGTCAAACGTTAATGCATTAATTATTTGCTTCTGTACTCATCTTAGAAAAATATTTCGAATTGAGAAAAGTCGGACCATTGAGTAAATAATCCTTCATATGTTTCATTTTATGCTATGATATTTTATCTAACACAAAATTAAGTTGTTAATGTGGCATCTATATATAAAATTTGATTTTTTGAACATTATAAAAGTAGCATATAAGTAAAATGGTGTCTAATATCTTGATGGAATATCCAAAAATAGATATAATGATatataaaatgaaaagaaaacaatAAACTGCATGCGTTAAGAAAGAACATTAGAATAATATTGAAATATGCTTTGATAAAAGAAGTAGCAGCCTCAAGTTCATACAACTCTATGTGAAAAAACTAGTAGTTGTAAGGCTGAACGAGTAGAGATAAACAAATTAAATCGGATAAGATTCAAATTTAGGAGTAATGGTATACTCCCTCCCAATTTATATGTGGGTGTTTGACTGGatatgaagtttaagaaataaagaaaacttttgaatcttgtagtctaaaacaagtcaaataaaattttgtggctagaaatcatttcattaagggtaaaatgagaattttagagttaaattattgttaaatatagaaaaatgtcattcttttttagaactgatttaaaaaaaaaagaaaaaaaaagtgtcatGTAAATTGGGAGGAGAGAGTGTTAAAGTTCATAATTTGGGTGGGGGAATAAGCATATACAAAAACAGGCACTCGCTCATTTATTCAGCGGTACCAACTACTTATAATGTTATCGCATTTGTGTGGTTAGAAGAAGAAATAAACGTAAGGAATAATGACTTGTCCCTCAATTATTATTAAATTTTTGTTCATATAATATTCGGCAAAACATGTTGAACTttcaaaataattattttatgttTTGTCCCGTTATATAAGAAATATGTGATATTTACATAGGGCCGGCTCAATAAATTTGGTGGCCTAAAACCAAGTTGCAATATGaggccttaattttttttttttgtcatttatTCCGATGACAAATGTAGATGACCCAAAAAGATCTATATTTAGAGGTAATATAAAGATctaaatgagttttttttttcaacactaatatcaatcatgatttcaaaaagaAATTTATACTCGTTCCATCCCAACATACTTATCATATTTCTTCTAAACAATCAAATCGTATACATCTTGATCAACATTTTTaattaagatgtattttttcatcatattgattatgagaaaagttgcaacttacaGTACTTTTCGTATAGTTTTTCAATATCTGACTTTTAATGTATTGAATTAATTAAATCTAATTTAGCTTCGAATATTAATCAAATTGACTATCGAGAAGTGAAAGATACCAAttattttggaatggaggaaGTAAATATTTCAAAGTTTCTACATTATACTTTTTAATAAAttgtttttaagaaaataacatatACACATTTTATAATTAGAAAATGGGCCCCCCAAAATTTGGGGCCTAAAGTAATGGCCTTACCCTCTAGCCGACCTGTATTTAGTAGGCgttttggccatagaaaccaaaaaatatttcattttatttgtaatttttgaagttggagttagaGTTGTGTTTCGTTATagttttgcaaataatatttggttgtttgaatgtactttttctaaaaaaaacaCGAAATATGATTTGTACCCCGAATTTCTAAAAATAAGCAAAACCACCCAAAATAATTCATAAACATATCCAGTTAGTTGAATCAGAACAAGTAATTACACAATTATTCAAAACAATTGATAgtaaaaataactttcagcagAATGAAACTTCAAATTCATATACCACAATCCTTCTCCTAACCCATCAacccctcacccccccccccccccccccccccccaaaaaaaaaaaaaaaggaaccaaaACCTTTGAGGAAGAGGGAAAAAACAAACTCTTTAATCAATTGATGCAATCAATTACCACTAATGTATCGTCATTCATAAGATTTGAGCACATTTATTTTTATTGCATATATATGAAGCTAGAAAGAGTGACACTGAAAATAAGGTTTtgattgtttttcaaatttcaaatacaacttcaagttatatttggaattttcatgactAAACACTAGTTtttgaaaaaagtgaatttttttcatatagtttttgaaaaaagtgaatttttttcatggccaaacgggtcgttaGATTATATCTAGAATCATATTACCTTCAATTATAGAATCATATATATCATTACTATTTTAACATAACATCGATCGATTATATAAATTAATATTTACAAATACTTCGTTCCTTACATTTTCAAAGATAGACATACATATCAAATAAATGTTTCGATAAACTTAAATAGAAATCACAAAAACTAATATTACtaatttatattatttttaagggattaaaataaaaaatgtccCTAAACAGAACCGTCATGGTAGGACACCAAATTGCATCCAAAGTTTGTCTTTCTTAAAGGTCAATTATTTTTTATTGAAGGAGGACTTTTCTAGATACTTACTTGGCAGAAATGACGCAGTCCAACACTTTTGTTAATAGCCGCCTCCACGTCATGCACTTTAAAAGCCGCCATCAGTCCTACTGCTGTAAATTCGTGACAATGCCTTTAAAATAGTACTGGAGTATGACTTACTAATTACTATAATACTCCATTTTCATCTTTTGAAGACGTCGATTACATATCTTTATACCAAAATGAAGTAATTATTTAATGTCAAAATTCTAACTCAAGACTTCTTACCGCGTACATATTATTAGTGGGGAGATGGTAGATATTCCGTGGGAGACAGTAGATATTCCGTAAATTAGTGAATTTGCGTGAAAACTTACCTGATACCACAATTATATAAAAGAAAAAGTTTTAACTCAAGATCTCAAACGGTGTGAGTCTTATAAGCCGCCGTAACATGGCCAGCATCCAAAGTTCACGGACACAGGCAAAACGtaatttttaaacaacaatatAATTATGTCCCAAGAAGCCTATAAAATCCCATCCACTAGATCAAACATGAAACAACATCAATTAAATTACAACTCTTTTGAAAATGGAGAAGCTAACTACTCTTTTGCTAGCTCTAGTCCTCTTCATCATAGCCGCAGGTGCCAACGCACAACAGTGCGGCAGGCAAAGTGGTGGAGCCTTATGTAGCGGTAACTTATGTTGCAGCCAACATGGGTGGTGCGGATCGACACCCGAATACTGTTCACCTAGCCAAGGCTGCCAGAGTCGCTGCAGCGGTGGCGGtggaggtggtggtggtggtagtgGTGGTGGAAGTGCGCAAAATGTTCGTGCAACATATCATATGTATAACCCACAGAATGTTGGGTGGGACTTGATGGCGGTTAGTGCATACTGTTCAACTTGGGATGCTAATAAGCCATTGGCGTGGAGGAAGAAGTATGGTTGGACTGCTTTCTGTGGCCCTGTTGGACCTCGTGGCCAAGCCTCCTGTGGCAAGTGCTTAAGGGTAAGATATACACCTTCCGTCCGCTTTTATTTATCCATAAAAACAAAATTTTATCAGTTTAAGCATGTCAAgagtaaaatattttttttttcttattttacctTTTAACGTTAACTACTTATTTCCAAATCATTTCTCAGGTCTATTGAAATCATACACCAATTAACATTGATATATTGATGAAATATACACTTCATTTTGATGATCATGCTATTAGCTAGTACGAATTTGCTTTCTCATAGAGTAGTGGTActaggcattttttttttttgagtttaaaaTGATTTCTTTTACTGAAAAATATGATGTTAATTAAAATATTTCTGGATGAGATTGTTCAGCCTTCACCGGTTTTGGAAAATTGATATTCTGAAATATTTAGTGAAA
The sequence above is a segment of the Lycium barbarum isolate Lr01 chromosome 6, ASM1917538v2, whole genome shotgun sequence genome. Coding sequences within it:
- the LOC132645300 gene encoding wound-induced protein WIN1-like, whose protein sequence is MEKLTTLLLALVLFIIAAGANAQQCGRQSGGALCSGNLCCSQHGWCGSTPEYCSPSQGCQSRCSGGGGGGGGGSGGGSAQNVRATYHMYNPQNVGWDLMAVSAYCSTWDANKPLAWRKKYGWTAFCGPVGPRGQASCGKCLRVTNTRTRAQATVRIVDQCSNGGLDLDVNVFRQIDTDGVGNQQGHLIVNYEFVNCGDNVNVPLMSIIDEE